A single Brevundimonas sp. M20 DNA region contains:
- a CDS encoding M61 family metallopeptidase, with amino-acid sequence MRPSARLLVSACAAALLFGSAPALAQVGTPALPVALAPIPTPRDAPYPGVIGIEVDATDIDRRIVSIKQTIPVAAPGPLVLLYPEWIPGNHGPVGPVDDISDLQITANGQPLRWVRNTVQTTAFQVDVPAGVPAVEVSFKWLTPIDGAQGRVVITDEMLNIQWEKALLYPAGYYARRITFEPTLRLPAGWQYGTALDTRSFQNGVAVFAPITLEHFADSPLFAGLHYRQIDLDPGGRSPVRLNVVADSADQLAATDAHIAQHRELVRQADRLFGARHFNHYDFLLAVTDRLGGIGLEHQRSSENSVDTKYFTDATGTLADRDLLGHEYTHSWNGKWRRPADQLTPTLNEPLQNSLLWVYEGQTQYWGLILTTRAGLMTKQQALDVFANTAATYADGNPGREWRAMQDTTNDPIIAQRRPQPWPSRQRSEDYYREGAMIWLDADTLIREQSGGRRSLDDFARAFFGVQDGNWDPAPYTFTDVTTTLNGVERNDWSAFLRERLDAVGPEAHGPLAGIERGGYRLVWREAPNAYSRALNTELGRVDFQYSLGLSLNSSNRVTGVRWGSPAFQAGLTSGWEVVAVNGRTANAAAIAEAITASKGNATPIQMMLKRGDRFRTIEFDYHDGLRYPHLERIEGTPDRLGDILSPRRR; translated from the coding sequence ATGCGTCCGTCCGCCCGCCTGCTCGTCTCCGCCTGCGCCGCGGCGCTGCTGTTCGGGTCCGCTCCCGCTCTGGCCCAGGTCGGCACGCCCGCCCTGCCGGTCGCCCTGGCCCCGATACCCACGCCGCGCGACGCCCCCTATCCCGGCGTGATCGGCATCGAGGTGGACGCCACCGACATCGACCGGCGCATCGTCTCGATCAAACAGACCATCCCGGTCGCGGCGCCGGGTCCGCTGGTCCTGCTGTATCCCGAGTGGATCCCGGGCAACCATGGCCCGGTCGGCCCGGTAGACGACATCTCCGACCTGCAGATCACCGCCAACGGCCAGCCCCTGCGCTGGGTGCGCAACACGGTCCAGACCACGGCCTTCCAGGTTGATGTTCCGGCGGGCGTCCCGGCGGTGGAGGTTTCCTTCAAGTGGCTGACGCCCATCGACGGCGCGCAGGGCCGCGTCGTCATCACCGACGAGATGCTGAACATCCAGTGGGAGAAGGCCCTGCTCTATCCGGCGGGCTACTACGCGCGCCGGATCACCTTCGAGCCGACCCTGCGCCTGCCCGCGGGTTGGCAGTACGGCACGGCTCTGGACACGCGCTCGTTCCAGAACGGCGTGGCGGTGTTCGCCCCGATCACGCTGGAGCATTTCGCCGACAGCCCCCTGTTCGCCGGTCTGCACTACCGTCAGATCGACCTTGATCCGGGCGGTCGCTCGCCGGTGCGCCTGAACGTCGTCGCCGACAGCGCCGATCAGCTGGCCGCCACCGACGCCCACATCGCCCAGCACCGCGAACTGGTCCGTCAGGCCGATCGCCTGTTCGGCGCGCGCCACTTCAACCACTACGACTTCCTGCTGGCGGTCACCGACCGACTGGGCGGCATCGGGCTGGAGCACCAGCGCTCGTCCGAGAACAGCGTCGACACCAAATATTTCACCGATGCGACCGGCACCCTGGCGGACCGTGACCTGCTGGGTCACGAGTACACCCACAGCTGGAACGGCAAATGGCGCCGTCCGGCGGACCAGTTGACTCCGACCCTGAACGAGCCGCTGCAGAACTCCCTGCTCTGGGTCTATGAGGGCCAGACCCAGTACTGGGGCCTGATCCTGACCACGCGCGCCGGCCTGATGACCAAACAGCAGGCGCTGGATGTGTTCGCCAACACCGCCGCCACCTACGCCGACGGCAATCCGGGCCGCGAATGGCGGGCCATGCAGGACACCACCAACGATCCGATCATCGCCCAGCGACGTCCCCAGCCCTGGCCCAGCCGCCAGCGTAGCGAGGACTACTATCGTGAAGGCGCCATGATCTGGCTGGACGCCGACACCCTGATCCGCGAGCAGTCCGGCGGCCGTCGCTCGCTGGACGACTTCGCCCGCGCCTTCTTCGGCGTTCAGGACGGCAACTGGGATCCCGCGCCCTATACTTTCACCGACGTCACCACGACCCTCAACGGGGTCGAGCGCAACGACTGGAGCGCCTTCCTGCGCGAGCGGCTGGACGCTGTCGGCCCCGAGGCCCACGGGCCGCTGGCCGGGATCGAGCGTGGCGGCTACCGCCTTGTCTGGCGTGAGGCGCCCAACGCCTATTCCCGCGCCCTGAACACGGAACTGGGCCGGGTGGACTTCCAGTACTCGCTGGGCCTGTCGCTAAACAGTTCGAACCGCGTCACCGGCGTCCGCTGGGGCTCGCCCGCCTTCCAGGCCGGCCTGACCTCGGGCTGGGAAGTCGTCGCGGTCAACGGCCGCACGGCCAACGCCGCCGCCATCGCCGAGGCCATCACCGCCTCCAAGGGCAATGCGACGCCGATCCAGATGATGCTGAAGCGCGGTGATCGCTTCCGCACCATCGAATTCGACTACCACGACGGCCTTCGCTACCCGCACCTCGAGCGGATCGAGGGAACCCCTGACCGGCTGGGCGACATCCTCAGCCCGCGCCGCCGCTGA
- a CDS encoding FKBP-type peptidyl-prolyl cis-trans isomerase has translation MKRFLIASAAALTLAACASTPPTPAPVAVGTGTLEGWTQGNAAYLAWNGARRGWTTTESGLQYRRIGRAKPNGRQPTSTDTVRVHYRGTFIDGRQFDSSYDRNEPAEFPLNRVIKGWTEGVALMREGEKFEFVIPASIGYGERWVGGGELPPNSTLLFTVELLEVKPAS, from the coding sequence ATGAAGCGCTTCCTGATCGCCTCCGCCGCCGCCCTGACCCTCGCCGCCTGCGCCTCGACGCCGCCGACGCCCGCGCCTGTCGCGGTCGGCACGGGCACTCTCGAGGGCTGGACCCAGGGCAACGCCGCCTATCTGGCGTGGAACGGCGCCCGTCGCGGCTGGACGACCACCGAAAGCGGCCTCCAATACCGCCGCATCGGCCGCGCGAAACCGAACGGCCGTCAGCCGACCTCGACCGACACGGTCAGGGTCCACTATCGCGGGACCTTCATTGACGGTCGCCAGTTCGACAGCAGCTATGACCGCAACGAACCCGCCGAGTTCCCCCTGAACCGGGTCATCAAGGGCTGGACCGAGGGCGTGGCCTTGATGCGCGAGGGCGAAAAGTTCGAGTTCGTCATTCCCGCCTCAATCGGCTACGGCGAGCGCTGGGTCGGCGGCGGCGAATTGCCGCCGAACTCGACCCTGTTGTTCACCGTCGAACTGCTCGAAGTAAAACCGGCGTCCTGA
- the rpoB gene encoding DNA-directed RNA polymerase subunit beta: protein MAKSKAELTVSGQFLTATSFTGKKRIRHSFGRIPEAVQMPNLIEVQRASYEQFLQRESRPGLRTDEGIEAVFKSVFPIKDFNERAILEYVSYEFEDPKYDVEECIQRDMTYAAPLKVKLRLIVFEMDEETGARSVKDIKEQDVYMGDIPLMTDKGTFIVNGTERVIVSQMHRSPGVFFDHDKGKTHSSGKLLFAARVIPYRGSWLDFEFDAKDIVYVRIDRRRKLPATTFLMALGMDGEEILKTFYETVPYEKRGEGWVTPYKAERWRGVKPEFDLVDADTGEVIAAAGTKISARQAKKLGDTTKSLSLAADALVTRYLAADAVNYETGEIYAEAGDELDQATIELLESHGFTTIDVLDIDHVTVGAYMRNTLRIDKSTGREDALFDVYRVMRPGEPPTPEAAEAMFQSLFFDSERYDLSAVGRVKMNMRLETPEVSDEIRVLQKDDVLKVLQILVGLKDGRGEIDDIDNLGNRRVRSVGELLENQYRVGLLRMERAIKERMSSVDIDTVMPHDLINAKPAAAAVREFFGSSQLSQFMDQTNPLSEITHKRRLSALGPGGLTRERAGFEVRDVHPTHYGRICPIETPEGPNIGLINSLATHARVNKYGFIESPYRRVKDGQAQSEVVYISAMEESKYTIAQANIELKDGQIVDDLVPGRINGESQLLTKETVDMMDVSPKQVVSVAAALIPFLENDDANRALMGANMQRQAVPLVQSDAPLVGTGMEAVVAVDSGAVVVARREGVVEQIDGTRIVVRATGELEPGRSGVDIYRLSKFQRSNQSTCINQRPIVRVGDAVKAGDVIADGPSTDLGELALGRNALVAFMPWNGYNFEDSILISERIVRDDIFTSIHIDEFEVMARDTKLGPEEITRDIPNVGEEALRNLDEAGIVAIGAEVQPGDILVGKVTPKGESPMTPEEKLLRAIFGEKASDVRDTSLRLPPGVAGTIVDVRVFNRHGVDKDERAMAIERAEIERLGKDRDDELKILERNVYGRLQPLLLGKTAVSGPKGLGRGEVTLEKLGELSKGLWWQIALDDEKAMGELEAMKKQFEDARKALDRRFEDKVEKLQRGDELPPGVMKMVKVFVAVKRKLQPGDKMAGRHGNKGVISKILPIEDMPHLEDGTSVDVVLNPLGVPSRMNIGQIFETHLGWAAAGLGKQIQGLLEAWQQGGQKQALIDHLSDVYGKDTPLPQDEEELVELARNLSKGVPFATPVFDGAHISDIEDLLEKAGLDRSGQSILFDGQTGEQFKRPVTVGYIYMLKLHHLVDDKIHARSIGPYSLVTQQPLGGKAQFGGQRFGEMEVWALEAYGAAYTLQEMLTVKSDDVAGRTKVYEAIVRGDDSFEAGIPESFNVLVKEMRSLGLNVELENS from the coding sequence ATGGCCAAGTCCAAAGCGGAACTCACCGTCTCCGGTCAGTTCCTCACCGCCACCTCGTTCACCGGCAAGAAGCGCATCCGTCACTCGTTCGGTCGCATCCCGGAAGCGGTGCAGATGCCGAACCTGATCGAGGTTCAGCGCGCGTCCTACGAACAGTTCCTTCAGCGCGAGAGCCGTCCGGGCCTGCGCACCGATGAGGGGATCGAGGCGGTCTTCAAGTCGGTCTTCCCGATCAAGGACTTCAACGAACGCGCCATCCTTGAATACGTCTCGTATGAATTCGAAGACCCGAAGTACGACGTCGAGGAGTGCATCCAGCGCGACATGACCTACGCCGCGCCGCTGAAGGTGAAGCTGCGCCTGATCGTGTTCGAGATGGACGAAGAGACCGGCGCGCGCTCGGTCAAGGACATCAAGGAGCAGGACGTCTATATGGGCGATATCCCGCTCATGACGGACAAGGGCACCTTCATCGTCAACGGGACCGAGCGGGTGATCGTGTCCCAGATGCACCGTTCGCCGGGCGTCTTCTTCGACCACGACAAGGGCAAGACGCACAGCTCGGGCAAGCTGCTGTTCGCCGCTCGCGTGATCCCGTACCGCGGGTCGTGGCTCGACTTCGAGTTCGACGCCAAGGACATCGTCTACGTCCGCATCGACCGTCGCCGCAAACTGCCGGCCACCACCTTCCTGATGGCTCTGGGCATGGACGGCGAGGAAATCCTCAAGACGTTCTACGAGACCGTGCCTTACGAGAAGCGCGGCGAGGGATGGGTCACGCCTTACAAGGCCGAGCGCTGGCGCGGTGTGAAGCCGGAGTTCGATCTGGTCGACGCCGACACCGGTGAAGTGATCGCCGCCGCCGGGACGAAGATCAGCGCCCGTCAGGCCAAGAAGCTGGGTGACACCACCAAGTCGCTGTCCCTGGCCGCCGACGCCCTGGTGACCCGTTATCTGGCCGCCGACGCCGTCAACTACGAGACCGGTGAAATCTACGCCGAGGCCGGCGACGAGCTGGACCAGGCCACGATCGAGCTGCTGGAGTCGCACGGCTTCACCACCATCGACGTGCTGGACATCGACCACGTCACCGTCGGCGCCTACATGCGCAACACCCTGCGCATCGACAAGAGCACCGGCCGCGAGGACGCCCTGTTCGACGTCTACCGCGTGATGCGTCCGGGCGAGCCGCCGACCCCGGAAGCCGCCGAAGCCATGTTCCAGTCGCTGTTCTTCGACAGCGAGCGCTACGATCTGTCGGCCGTGGGCCGGGTCAAGATGAACATGCGTCTGGAAACCCCCGAGGTTTCGGACGAAATCCGCGTCCTGCAAAAGGACGACGTCCTGAAGGTGCTGCAGATCCTCGTCGGCCTGAAGGACGGCCGTGGCGAGATCGACGACATCGACAACCTGGGCAACCGTCGCGTTCGCTCGGTCGGCGAACTGCTGGAAAACCAGTACCGCGTTGGCCTGCTGCGCATGGAGCGCGCGATCAAGGAGCGCATGAGCTCGGTCGATATCGACACGGTCATGCCGCACGACCTGATCAACGCCAAGCCGGCCGCGGCCGCCGTGCGTGAGTTCTTCGGCAGCTCGCAGCTGTCGCAGTTCATGGACCAGACGAACCCGCTGTCGGAAATCACCCACAAGCGCCGCCTGTCGGCCCTTGGACCGGGCGGTCTGACCCGCGAGCGCGCCGGCTTCGAAGTCCGCGACGTGCACCCGACCCACTACGGCCGCATCTGCCCGATCGAAACGCCGGAAGGCCCGAACATCGGTCTGATCAACTCGCTGGCCACCCACGCCCGCGTGAACAAGTACGGCTTCATCGAGAGCCCGTACCGTCGCGTGAAGGACGGCCAGGCCCAGTCCGAGGTCGTCTACATCTCGGCCATGGAAGAGTCGAAGTACACGATCGCCCAGGCCAACATCGAACTGAAGGACGGCCAGATCGTCGACGATCTGGTCCCCGGCCGGATCAACGGTGAATCCCAGCTGCTGACCAAGGAAACGGTCGACATGATGGACGTGTCGCCGAAGCAGGTCGTTTCGGTCGCCGCCGCCCTGATTCCGTTCCTGGAAAACGACGACGCCAACCGCGCACTGATGGGCGCGAACATGCAACGTCAGGCCGTGCCGCTGGTGCAGTCGGACGCGCCGCTGGTCGGCACCGGCATGGAAGCGGTCGTGGCCGTGGACTCCGGCGCCGTCGTGGTCGCCCGTCGTGAAGGCGTCGTCGAGCAGATCGACGGCACCCGTATCGTCGTGCGGGCCACCGGTGAGCTGGAGCCGGGCCGCTCGGGCGTCGATATCTACCGCCTGTCAAAGTTCCAGCGTTCGAACCAGTCGACCTGCATCAACCAGCGCCCGATCGTGCGCGTGGGTGACGCGGTGAAGGCCGGCGACGTGATCGCCGACGGCCCGTCGACGGACCTGGGCGAACTGGCTCTGGGCCGCAACGCCCTCGTCGCCTTCATGCCCTGGAACGGCTACAACTTCGAAGACTCGATCCTGATCTCGGAGCGCATCGTGCGCGACGACATCTTCACGTCGATCCACATCGACGAGTTCGAGGTCATGGCCCGCGACACCAAGCTGGGTCCGGAAGAAATCACCCGCGACATCCCGAACGTCGGCGAGGAAGCCCTGCGCAACCTCGACGAGGCCGGCATCGTGGCCATCGGCGCCGAGGTCCAGCCCGGCGACATCCTGGTCGGCAAGGTGACGCCGAAGGGCGAAAGCCCGATGACCCCGGAAGAGAAGCTGCTGCGCGCCATCTTCGGCGAGAAGGCTTCGGACGTCCGCGACACCTCGCTGCGTCTGCCGCCCGGCGTCGCCGGCACCATCGTGGACGTGCGCGTCTTCAACCGTCACGGCGTCGACAAGGACGAGCGCGCCATGGCGATCGAACGCGCCGAGATCGAGCGTCTCGGCAAGGACCGCGACGACGAGCTGAAGATCCTCGAGCGCAACGTCTACGGCCGCCTGCAGCCCCTGCTGCTGGGCAAGACCGCCGTCTCGGGTCCGAAGGGCCTTGGCCGCGGCGAGGTCACCCTCGAGAAGCTGGGTGAACTGTCCAAGGGTCTGTGGTGGCAGATCGCCCTCGACGACGAGAAGGCGATGGGCGAGCTGGAGGCCATGAAGAAGCAGTTCGAGGACGCCCGGAAGGCCCTCGACCGCCGCTTCGAGGACAAGGTCGAGAAGCTGCAACGTGGCGACGAACTGCCCCCGGGCGTGATGAAGATGGTCAAGGTCTTCGTCGCCGTGAAGCGCAAGCTTCAGCCGGGCGACAAGATGGCCGGCCGTCACGGCAACAAGGGCGTCATCTCCAAGATTTTGCCGATCGAGGACATGCCGCACCTGGAAGACGGTACGTCGGTCGACGTCGTTCTGAACCCGCTGGGCGTGCCGTCGCGCATGAACATCGGCCAGATTTTCGAAACCCATCTGGGTTGGGCCGCCGCCGGTCTCGGCAAGCAGATCCAGGGCCTTCTGGAAGCCTGGCAACAGGGCGGCCAGAAGCAGGCGCTGATCGACCATCTGTCGGATGTCTACGGCAAGGACACCCCGCTGCCGCAGGACGAGGAAGAGCTGGTCGAGCTGGCCCGCAACCTGTCGAAGGGCGTTCCGTTCGCGACCCCGGTCTTCGACGGCGCGCACATCTCGGACATCGAGGACCTGCTGGAGAAGGCCGGTCTGGATCGTTCGGGCCAGTCGATCCTGTTCGACGGTCAGACCGGTGAGCAGTTCAAGCGTCCGGTCACGGTCGGCTACATCTACATGCTGAAGCTGCACCACCTGGTCGACGACAAGATCCACGCCCGCTCCATCGGGCCGTACTCGCTCGTCACCCAGCAACCGTTGGGCGGCAAGGCGCAGTTCGGCGGCCAACGCTTCGGTGAAATGGAAGTGTGGGCGCTGGAAGCCTACGGCGCGGCCTACACCCTGCAGGAAATGCTGACGGTGAAGTCCGACGACGTGGCCGGCCGGACCAAGGTCTACGAGGCGATCGTCCGCGGCGACGACAGCTTCGAGGCGGGCATCCCCGAGTCGTTCAACGTGCTCGTGAAGGAAATGCGCTCGCTGGGCCTGAACGTGGAGCTGGAGAACAGCTGA
- the rpoC gene encoding DNA-directed RNA polymerase subunit beta' has protein sequence MNQEVLNIFNPVPVTPTFDQIRIALASPEKIRSWSFGEIKKPETINYRTFKPERDGLFCARIFGPTKDYECLCGKYKRMKYKGIICEKCGVEVTLARVRRERMGHIELASPVAHIWFLKSLPSRISLMLDMALKDVERVLYFENYIVTEPGLTPLKQNQLLTEDEFYRYQDEFGDDGFTAEIGAEAVRNLLMGIDLNAEAEKHRGELADNPSEMKAKKASKRLKLIEAFLESGNKPEWMILNVVPVIPPELRPLVPLDGGRFATSDLNDLYRRVINRNNRLKRLIELRAPDIIIRNEKRMLQESVDALFDNGRRGRVITGANKRPLKSLADMLKGKQGRFRQNLLGKRVDYSGRSVITVGPELKLHECGLPKKMALELFKPFIYARLDAKGLSGTVKQSKRMVEREQPQVWDILDEVIREHPVLLNRAPTLHRLGIQAFEPKLIEGKAIRLHPLVCTAFNADFDGDQMAVHVPLSLEAQLEARVLMMSTNNILSPANGKPIIVPSQDIVLGLYYLSLVKDGETGEGKLFANMGEIDAALDAKAVTLHTKIKARWTEMNAAGEVVTKVIDTTPGRMKLGALLPHNPNIGYRLLEKNLTKKEIGNLIDQVYRHCGQKATVIFADQMMQLGFREAAKAGISFGKDDIVIPEAKAGLVAETRTQVEEYEQQYADGLITKGEKYNKVVDAWAKVTDKIADAMMGEIAQPRVLAPGQKPDINSVFMMANSGARGSQAQMKQLGGMRGLMAKPSGEIIETPIISNFKEGLTVLEYFNSTHGARKGLADTALKTANSGYLTRRLVDVAQDSIVTEDDCGSTRGITLRAVVEGGDVLVSLGQRVLGRYAAEDIKEPGGDTVLFPADTYLQEEEIEVIDKAGVQSIKVRSALTCEAEAGICAYCYGRDLARGTNVNIGEAVGVIAAQSIGEPGTQLTMRTFHIGGTAQVAETSFYEATNAGVAKINGPTVKAAHGDLVAMSRNVTVVVTVDGKDRETHKVPYGARIRVKEGGDIAKGQRLAEWDPYTTPILTEVAGTVRFEDLVEGLSVKEETDEATGIAQRVVSDWRASPRGSDLRPAMGVTNGDAYAKLASGSDARYLLPVGAVLSVNNGDEVKPGEIIARVPTEGAKTRDITGGLPRVAELFEARRPKDCAVIAEMDGRVEFGRDYKNKRRIKITPEPDADGNQGEAVEFLIPKGKHISVHDGDLIQKGDYIIDGNPDPHDLLRIQGVEALAEYLVNEVQEVYRLQGVPINDKHIEVIVRQMLQKVEVLDSGETTLIRGDTVEVAEAVLENAKVEKRGGRLATTQPVLLGITKASLQTRSFISAASFQETTRVLTDASVNGKRDTLEGLKENVIVGRLIPAGTGAYLRSLQKIANERDAELTQAREDAVEPLPADLALELEKSEG, from the coding sequence ATGAACCAGGAAGTCCTGAACATCTTCAACCCGGTCCCGGTCACCCCGACCTTCGACCAGATCCGGATCGCACTGGCCTCGCCGGAGAAGATCCGCTCGTGGTCGTTCGGCGAGATCAAGAAGCCGGAAACCATCAACTACCGCACGTTCAAGCCCGAGCGTGACGGCCTGTTCTGCGCCCGTATCTTTGGCCCGACCAAGGACTACGAATGCCTGTGCGGCAAGTACAAGCGCATGAAGTACAAGGGCATCATCTGCGAGAAGTGCGGCGTCGAAGTCACCCTGGCCCGCGTTCGTCGCGAGCGCATGGGCCACATCGAGCTGGCCTCGCCGGTCGCCCACATCTGGTTCCTGAAGTCGCTGCCGTCGCGCATCTCGCTGATGCTCGATATGGCGCTGAAGGACGTCGAGCGCGTCCTGTATTTCGAGAACTACATCGTCACCGAGCCGGGCCTGACCCCGCTGAAGCAGAACCAGCTGCTGACGGAAGACGAGTTCTACCGTTACCAGGACGAGTTCGGCGATGACGGCTTCACCGCCGAGATCGGCGCCGAGGCCGTTCGCAATCTGCTGATGGGCATCGACCTGAACGCCGAGGCTGAAAAGCACCGCGGCGAGCTGGCCGACAACCCGTCGGAAATGAAGGCGAAGAAGGCCTCCAAGCGTCTGAAGCTGATCGAGGCCTTCCTCGAAAGCGGCAACAAGCCCGAGTGGATGATCCTGAACGTCGTTCCGGTCATCCCGCCGGAACTGCGTCCGCTGGTGCCGCTGGACGGCGGCCGCTTCGCGACCTCGGACCTGAACGACCTGTATCGCCGGGTCATCAACCGGAACAACCGCCTGAAGCGCCTGATCGAGCTGCGCGCGCCGGACATCATCATCCGCAACGAAAAGCGGATGCTGCAGGAATCGGTCGACGCCCTGTTCGACAACGGCCGTCGCGGTCGCGTCATCACCGGCGCCAACAAGCGTCCGCTGAAGTCGCTCGCCGACATGCTGAAGGGCAAGCAGGGTCGCTTCCGTCAGAACCTGCTCGGCAAGCGCGTCGACTACTCGGGTCGTTCGGTCATCACCGTGGGTCCGGAACTGAAGCTGCACGAGTGCGGCCTGCCGAAAAAGATGGCGCTGGAGCTGTTCAAGCCGTTCATCTACGCGCGTCTGGACGCCAAGGGCCTGTCGGGCACCGTCAAGCAGTCCAAGCGCATGGTGGAGCGCGAGCAGCCGCAGGTGTGGGATATCCTCGATGAGGTCATCCGCGAACACCCGGTCCTGCTGAACCGCGCCCCGACCCTGCACCGTCTGGGCATCCAGGCGTTCGAGCCGAAGCTGATCGAGGGCAAGGCCATCCGCCTGCACCCGCTGGTCTGTACCGCGTTCAACGCCGACTTCGACGGCGACCAGATGGCCGTGCACGTCCCGCTGAGCCTCGAGGCTCAGCTGGAAGCGCGCGTCCTGATGATGTCGACGAACAACATCCTGTCGCCCGCCAACGGCAAGCCGATCATCGTGCCGTCGCAGGACATCGTCCTGGGTCTGTACTACCTGTCGCTGGTCAAGGACGGCGAAACCGGCGAAGGCAAGCTGTTCGCCAACATGGGTGAAATCGACGCCGCGCTCGACGCCAAGGCCGTGACCCTTCACACGAAGATCAAGGCCCGCTGGACCGAGATGAACGCCGCCGGCGAAGTGGTGACCAAGGTCATCGACACGACGCCGGGCCGCATGAAGCTCGGCGCGCTGCTGCCGCACAACCCGAACATCGGCTACCGCCTGCTCGAGAAGAACCTGACCAAGAAGGAGATCGGTAACCTGATCGATCAGGTCTATCGTCACTGCGGTCAGAAGGCGACGGTCATCTTCGCCGACCAGATGATGCAACTGGGCTTCCGTGAAGCCGCCAAGGCCGGCATCTCGTTCGGCAAGGACGACATCGTCATTCCGGAAGCCAAGGCCGGTCTGGTCGCGGAAACCCGCACCCAGGTGGAAGAGTACGAGCAGCAATACGCTGACGGCCTCATCACCAAGGGCGAGAAGTACAACAAGGTCGTCGACGCCTGGGCCAAGGTCACGGACAAGATCGCTGACGCGATGATGGGCGAGATCGCGCAGCCGCGCGTTCTGGCTCCCGGCCAGAAGCCGGACATCAACTCGGTGTTCATGATGGCCAACTCGGGCGCCCGTGGTTCGCAGGCGCAGATGAAGCAGCTGGGCGGCATGCGGGGCCTGATGGCCAAGCCGTCGGGCGAGATCATCGAGACCCCGATTATCTCGAACTTCAAGGAAGGCCTGACCGTGCTGGAGTACTTCAACTCCACCCACGGCGCCCGTAAGGGTCTGGCCGACACCGCGCTGAAGACCGCCAACTCGGGCTACCTGACCCGTCGTCTGGTGGACGTGGCGCAGGACTCGATCGTCACCGAGGACGATTGCGGCTCGACGCGGGGCATCACCCTGCGCGCCGTGGTCGAAGGCGGCGACGTGCTGGTTTCGCTGGGCCAACGTGTTCTGGGTCGCTACGCGGCCGAGGACATCAAGGAGCCGGGCGGCGACACCGTCCTGTTCCCGGCGGACACCTATCTCCAGGAAGAGGAGATCGAGGTCATCGACAAGGCCGGCGTCCAGTCGATCAAGGTCCGTTCGGCCCTGACCTGTGAAGCCGAAGCCGGTATCTGCGCCTACTGCTACGGGCGTGACCTGGCGCGCGGCACCAACGTCAACATCGGTGAAGCCGTGGGCGTCATCGCCGCCCAGTCGATCGGTGAGCCGGGCACCCAGCTGACCATGCGGACCTTCCACATCGGCGGCACCGCGCAGGTGGCGGAAACCTCGTTCTACGAGGCGACCAACGCCGGTGTGGCCAAGATCAACGGCCCGACCGTCAAGGCGGCGCACGGCGATCTGGTGGCCATGAGCCGCAACGTCACCGTCGTCGTCACCGTGGACGGCAAGGACCGCGAGACCCACAAGGTCCCCTACGGCGCCCGCATCCGCGTCAAGGAAGGCGGCGACATCGCCAAGGGCCAGCGTCTGGCGGAGTGGGACCCCTACACCACCCCGATCCTGACGGAAGTCGCCGGTACGGTGCGCTTCGAGGACCTGGTCGAAGGCCTGTCGGTCAAGGAAGAAACCGACGAAGCGACGGGTATCGCCCAACGCGTCGTCAGTGACTGGCGCGCGTCGCCCCGCGGTTCGGACCTGCGTCCGGCCATGGGCGTGACCAACGGCGACGCCTACGCCAAGCTGGCTTCGGGCTCCGATGCCCGTTACCTGCTGCCCGTGGGCGCGGTTCTGTCCGTGAACAACGGCGATGAGGTCAAGCCGGGCGAGATCATCGCCCGCGTTCCGACCGAAGGCGCCAAGACCCGCGACATCACCGGCGGTCTGCCGCGCGTCGCCGAACTGTTCGAAGCCCGTCGTCCGAAGGACTGCGCCGTCATCGCCGAAATGGATGGCCGCGTTGAGTTCGGTCGCGACTACAAGAACAAGCGCCGCATCAAGATCACCCCGGAGCCGGATGCCGACGGCAACCAGGGCGAAGCGGTCGAATTCCTGATCCCGAAGGGCAAGCATATCTCCGTCCACGACGGCGATCTGATCCAGAAGGGCGACTACATCATCGACGGCAACCCGGATCCGCACGATCTGCTGCGCATCCAGGGCGTCGAAGCGCTGGCCGAATACCTCGTGAACGAAGTGCAGGAAGTCTATCGCCTGCAAGGCGTGCCGATTAACGACAAGCACATCGAGGTCATCGTCCGTCAGATGCTGCAGAAGGTCGAGGTCCTGGATTCGGGTGAAACCACCCTGATCCGCGGCGACACCGTCGAAGTGGCTGAAGCCGTGCTGGAAAACGCCAAGGTCGAGAAGCGTGGCGGCCGTCTGGCCACCACCCAGCCGGTCCTGCTGGGCATCACCAAGGCGTCGCTGCAGACCCGCAGCTTCATCTCGGCGGCGTCGTTCCAGGAGACCACCCGCGTCCTCACCGACGCCTCGGTCAACGGCAAGCGCGACACGCTGGAAGGCCTGAAGGAAAACGTCATCGTCGGCCGTCTGATCCCGGCCGGTACGGGCGCCTACCTGCGCAGCCTGCAGAAGATCGCCAACGAGCGTGACGCCGAGCTGACGCAAGCCCGCGAAGACGCGGTCGAGCCGCTGCCGGCCGATCTGGCCCTGGAGCTGGAGAAGTCGGAAGGCTGA